In Balneola sp., one genomic interval encodes:
- a CDS encoding carboxymuconolactone decarboxylase, producing MRKATIHAMILLAISLWTISSETKAQNIADETQNLNEEQQAIVLISAYTATGNLENLNDALKEGLEADLTVNEINEVIVHLYAYVGFPRSIRGLNTFMDVLDEREAKGIEDEMGPEATPINDERSKYERGVETLYELTGREWGHPESGYGAFAPVIDRFLKEHLFTDLFERDVLTYLERELVTISALSSIRGVEPMLGSHMRIGMNLGLSESQLEQLFSIIEENIGEAEAETGREILIQMNN from the coding sequence ATGAGAAAAGCTACAATTCATGCAATGATCCTTTTGGCCATCTCACTGTGGACAATATCGAGTGAAACAAAAGCTCAAAATATTGCAGATGAAACTCAAAACTTAAATGAGGAGCAACAAGCTATTGTACTCATATCCGCTTATACAGCTACCGGAAATCTCGAAAATTTGAATGATGCTTTGAAGGAAGGTTTAGAAGCGGATCTTACTGTAAATGAGATCAATGAAGTCATTGTTCATCTATATGCGTATGTAGGATTTCCTCGAAGCATCCGCGGCTTGAACACCTTTATGGATGTATTGGATGAACGGGAAGCTAAAGGAATAGAAGATGAAATGGGTCCGGAAGCCACCCCCATAAACGATGAAAGAAGTAAATACGAGCGTGGCGTAGAAACTCTGTATGAACTGACCGGCAGAGAATGGGGGCATCCCGAATCAGGCTATGGCGCTTTTGCTCCTGTCATTGACCGGTTCCTGAAAGAGCATCTTTTTACCGACTTGTTTGAACGAGATGTATTAACGTATTTGGAGAGGGAACTGGTGACAATCTCTGCACTCAGCAGTATTCGAGGGGTAGAACCAATGCTAGGAAGTCACATGAGAATAGGTATGAATCTTGGTCTGTCAGAATCTCAGCTTGAACAATTATTCTCCATCATTGAAGAAAATATTGGTGAGGCTGAGGCAGAAACCGGAAGAGAAATTTTGATTCAGATGAATAACTAA
- a CDS encoding AraC family transcriptional regulator → MSQLYRFNTVSDYNDFNNHDTPHPLVNVIDFSKAEVRTGKKMYFGLYCIVLKDVECGNLTYGRNTYDYQKGTLVFISPGQVIDVQNKTEPYQPMGHGLVFHPDLIHGTSLGKNLSEYSFFSYNTSEALHLSENERKTILDCFSKINFELQQSIDKHSKRLIASNIELFLNYCERFYDRQFITRENANQGILEKFEDLLNDYFVSEKPQSIGLPSVAYFAENCHLSANYFGDLIKKETGKSAQEYIQLKVINIAKERLFDPDKSISQIAYELGFNYPQHFSRMFKEQVGSSPSEYRRVN, encoded by the coding sequence ATGTCACAGTTATACAGGTTTAATACCGTCAGCGACTACAATGATTTTAACAATCATGATACTCCTCATCCTTTAGTGAATGTGATCGATTTCTCTAAAGCGGAAGTACGAACCGGTAAAAAAATGTACTTTGGGCTTTATTGCATCGTGCTGAAAGATGTGGAGTGTGGAAATCTTACGTATGGCCGAAACACGTACGACTATCAAAAGGGAACGCTGGTTTTTATATCACCGGGGCAGGTCATTGATGTGCAAAATAAGACCGAGCCATACCAGCCTATGGGCCACGGATTAGTTTTTCATCCAGATCTGATACATGGTACTTCTCTTGGAAAGAATCTAAGTGAATATAGCTTTTTCAGCTATAACACAAGTGAAGCCTTACACCTGTCTGAAAATGAAAGAAAGACCATATTAGACTGCTTTTCCAAGATTAATTTCGAGTTGCAGCAATCCATAGACAAGCATAGCAAGAGACTCATAGCTTCCAACATCGAACTCTTTCTGAATTACTGCGAACGGTTTTATGATCGCCAGTTCATTACAAGAGAAAATGCCAACCAGGGAATTTTAGAAAAGTTTGAAGACTTGTTAAATGACTACTTTGTTTCTGAGAAACCCCAAAGTATCGGCTTACCATCTGTTGCCTATTTTGCTGAAAACTGTCATTTGTCTGCCAACTATTTTGGAGATCTGATCAAAAAGGAAACCGGCAAATCGGCACAAGAGTACATCCAGCTGAAAGTGATCAATATTGCCAAAGAGCGGTTATTTGATCCTGACAAATCAATAAGTCAGATTGCTTATGAACTGGGTTTTAACTATCCCCAGCATTTCAGCCGGATGTTTAAAGAACAGGTAGGATCTTCTCCGAGCGAATATAGAAGAGTGAATTAA
- a CDS encoding gluconolaconase, which yields MIAFALILVIGISVQTAKAQQTDSYPVGSPLGLNSNGEFQPISSNVKVYGAIYSAESCTYDADRGLIVVPNRGQSQNVQPNDGWISLINHDGSVHTTKWIGVQNSNRRSSLSPPLVINDPLGSTIADGILYLADRDGGADQDDPTVAVIRRFDLETGAPLEEIRIEDSPWINDIAVAEDGTIYTTQSGDLGQNPDPQTWKVWKISTDGDISEFVVGNPINVPNGIAIDQEGNIVVVNFGNPNVLTFSPDGELLKTEQAVQSRGDGIEIMEDGTKYISSVFEGGVSRIDADGSVELIAENIPSAASMCYDSDANQLVIPMTSQNTLAFIPLD from the coding sequence ATGATTGCCTTTGCACTCATATTGGTCATTGGAATATCTGTTCAAACAGCAAAAGCACAGCAAACAGATTCATATCCCGTTGGGAGTCCACTGGGTCTGAATTCAAACGGTGAGTTTCAGCCCATTTCTTCAAATGTGAAAGTCTATGGGGCTATTTATTCTGCTGAAAGCTGCACCTATGACGCTGATCGAGGACTTATTGTGGTTCCAAATCGTGGTCAATCTCAAAATGTACAGCCCAATGACGGCTGGATTTCACTTATCAATCATGACGGATCGGTTCATACCACAAAATGGATAGGTGTACAGAATTCCAACAGGCGCAGTAGCCTATCTCCACCTCTTGTAATCAACGACCCACTGGGTAGTACGATCGCCGATGGTATTCTGTATTTGGCCGATCGTGATGGAGGTGCAGACCAGGATGATCCTACGGTTGCTGTAATTCGCCGATTTGATTTAGAAACAGGAGCGCCGTTAGAAGAAATAAGAATCGAAGATTCTCCTTGGATCAATGACATTGCAGTAGCTGAGGATGGAACTATTTACACCACTCAATCTGGTGATTTGGGCCAGAACCCAGATCCACAAACATGGAAAGTCTGGAAAATTTCTACTGATGGTGATATTTCAGAATTTGTGGTAGGTAATCCAATAAACGTTCCTAATGGTATAGCAATAGATCAAGAAGGGAATATAGTGGTAGTCAATTTTGGCAATCCAAATGTACTGACTTTTTCTCCAGACGGGGAACTATTAAAAACTGAACAAGCTGTGCAAAGCAGAGGAGACGGAATAGAAATCATGGAGGATGGGACTAAGTATATAAGCAGTGTATTTGAAGGAGGCGTTTCCCGAATTGATGCAGATGGTTCAGTAGAGCTCATCGCTGAGAATATCCCAAGTGCTGCTTCCATGTGCTATGATTCAGACGCGAATCAACTGGTCATTCCTATGACTTCTCAAAATACGCTTGCTTTCATTCCTCTTGACTGA
- a CDS encoding carboxypeptidase, giving the protein MPGLVMAQESNERTSKVDWQKTTEHQVTVKGKKVPYTTTIGNQPVWDDSGKPIASLFYTYYERSDVKDKSRRPLVISFNGGPGSASVWMHIGYTGPKKLNIDSEGFPTQPYGVTDNPESIIDVADIIFVNPVNVAFSRILDPEVDRSTFFGVNADVSYLADWINTFVSRQNRWPSPKYLIGESYGTTRVSGLANRLQSSHWMFLNGVILVSPTGMGVERDGPVGDATPLPYYAATAWYHDALGSELQNKDLDDILPEVEEFTINEYIPALAKGGFISEAEKDMIASKVAEYSGIDKDVILDHNLRISSSFFWKELLRDQELTVGRLDSRYRGIDRENAGDRYDYDPALSSWNHAFTPAINHYLRSELGYDTDLQYWTFGPVRPWDRSGDNTGEDLRTAMAENPFLHVMIQAGYYDGGTNYFDAKYTMWNMDPSGKLRDRMSFKGYRSGHMMYLRADDLVTSNEDIREFILESIPAEGMPAKY; this is encoded by the coding sequence ATGCCGGGTTTAGTTATGGCTCAGGAATCTAATGAACGAACTTCAAAAGTTGATTGGCAAAAAACCACAGAACATCAGGTAACCGTTAAAGGAAAAAAAGTTCCTTATACCACTACAATAGGTAATCAACCTGTTTGGGATGACTCCGGCAAACCAATCGCTTCTTTATTTTACACCTATTATGAGCGTTCTGATGTGAAAGATAAATCCCGACGGCCCTTAGTTATTTCATTTAATGGAGGACCGGGATCGGCTTCAGTTTGGATGCATATTGGTTATACAGGACCTAAAAAACTGAACATTGACAGTGAAGGGTTTCCGACTCAACCCTACGGAGTCACTGATAATCCTGAATCTATTATAGATGTAGCCGACATAATTTTTGTGAATCCTGTTAACGTAGCTTTTTCAAGGATTTTAGATCCGGAAGTTGACAGAAGTACCTTTTTTGGTGTGAATGCAGATGTTAGTTATCTGGCCGATTGGATTAATACTTTTGTATCTCGACAGAATCGATGGCCTTCACCCAAGTATCTAATTGGAGAAAGCTATGGTACAACGAGAGTATCAGGATTGGCAAACAGATTACAGTCTTCGCACTGGATGTTTCTTAATGGGGTGATTTTAGTTTCCCCGACCGGAATGGGAGTTGAGCGTGACGGACCTGTCGGAGATGCTACTCCATTGCCTTACTATGCAGCAACCGCTTGGTATCACGACGCATTAGGGAGCGAATTGCAGAACAAGGATTTGGATGATATTCTACCTGAAGTTGAAGAATTCACAATCAATGAATACATACCGGCCCTTGCGAAAGGTGGTTTTATCAGTGAAGCTGAGAAGGATATGATTGCCAGCAAAGTGGCAGAGTATTCAGGCATTGATAAAGATGTTATTCTTGATCATAACCTTCGGATTTCATCATCATTTTTCTGGAAAGAGCTACTTCGTGACCAAGAATTAACCGTAGGTCGACTTGATTCTCGTTATCGAGGGATTGATCGTGAAAATGCTGGAGACCGTTATGATTATGATCCTGCGCTGAGTTCATGGAACCATGCTTTCACACCCGCTATTAATCACTATCTGCGATCTGAACTGGGTTATGATACCGATTTACAATATTGGACTTTTGGTCCCGTGCGCCCTTGGGATCGAAGTGGAGATAACACCGGTGAAGACTTAAGGACGGCAATGGCTGAAAACCCATTTTTACACGTTATGATCCAAGCGGGTTATTATGATGGAGGCACCAACTATTTCGACGCCAAGTACACTATGTGGAATATGGACCCAAGCGGTAAACTTAGAGATCGTATGTCATTTAAAGGATATCGTAGTGGACATATGATGTATCTCCGTGCTGATGACTTGGTGACTTCAAATGAAGATATTCGCGAATTCATTCTTGAATCAATTCCTGCAGAAGGAATGCCTGCTAAGTACTAA